From a single Ailuropoda melanoleuca isolate Jingjing chromosome 12, ASM200744v2, whole genome shotgun sequence genomic region:
- the POP5 gene encoding ribonuclease P/MRP protein subunit POP5: MVRFKHRYLLCEVVSDDPRCRLSLEDRVLGGLIRDTIARVHGTFGAASCSIGFAVRYLNAYTGIVLLRCRKEFYQLVCSALPFITYLENKGHRYPCFLNTLHVGGTIRTCQKFLINYNRRQLLMLLQNCTEEEREAIQKSVTRSCLLEERSDEEELSDSGGEGAAEAME; encoded by the exons ATGGTGCGGTTCAAGCATAG GTACCTGCTCTGCGAAGTGGTGTCTGATGACCCCCGCTGCCGCCTGAGTCTTGAGGACCGAGTGCTGGGAGGCCTCATACGGGACACGATCGCCCGCGTGCACGGGACTTTCGGCGCAGCCTCCTGCTCCATCGGCTTCGCGG TGCGATACCTCAATGCCTATACCGGAATAGTGCTACTTCGATGCCGGAAGGAATTCTACCAACTTGTGTGCTCAGCTCTTCCTTTCATCACATACTTGGAGAACAAAGGACACCGTTACCCGTGTTTCCTCAACACCTTACACGTGGGAG GTACAATTAGAACATGTCAGAAGTTCCTGATAAACTACAACAGGAGACAGCTGTTGATGCTGTTGCAGAACTGCACTGAGGAAG AACGGGAAGCCATCCAGAAGTCTGTCACCAGAAGCTGTTTGCTAGAGGAGAGGTCAGATGAGGAGGAGCTTTCAGACAGTGGCGGCGAGGGGGCTGCCGAAGCAATGGAGTGA